One window from the genome of Rufibacter tibetensis encodes:
- a CDS encoding glycoside hydrolase family 26 protein gives MIRILLASFFLAFTFSSSGQTLTPINKKATPETRNLYANLKRLSQKGIMFGHQDALAYGMGWKYEPGRSDVKEIVGEYPAVVGWDLGHLELKHTVNLDSVPFDKMRQFAQEVYANGGLNTISWHLNNPLDPTKTSWDPMDSTIQHLFKDKKALKRYKSWLEDLAGFMRSLKGPNGELIPVIFRPLHEHTGSWFWWGRKHCSPEEYKQMWRFTVDYLRKKKANNLLFAYSTDRFTSREDYLERYPGDDYVDIVGFDIYHRPPADTAQLAQANQTFIKETRQMVETLRQIGQEKNKVWTLSETGLETLPIADWWTNVLTPIVKDAGLSYVMVWRNGRPDHYYAPYPGQKSEADFKTFYNNPNVFFIKKVAQEKLYAPPAQNK, from the coding sequence ATGATTAGAATATTACTGGCATCTTTCTTCCTGGCGTTTACATTTTCCTCTTCGGGGCAGACTCTTACGCCCATCAACAAGAAAGCTACCCCAGAGACCAGGAACCTGTACGCCAACCTGAAACGCCTATCGCAGAAAGGCATTATGTTCGGGCATCAGGATGCGCTGGCGTACGGCATGGGTTGGAAATATGAACCGGGCCGTTCAGACGTGAAAGAAATCGTGGGCGAGTACCCCGCGGTAGTAGGCTGGGATCTAGGCCACCTGGAACTGAAGCACACCGTTAACCTGGACAGCGTGCCGTTTGACAAGATGCGGCAGTTTGCGCAGGAAGTATACGCCAATGGAGGCCTTAATACCATTAGCTGGCATTTGAACAATCCGCTGGACCCAACCAAAACCAGCTGGGACCCCATGGATTCTACCATCCAGCATTTGTTCAAAGACAAGAAAGCCCTGAAGCGTTACAAGTCGTGGTTAGAGGATTTGGCCGGTTTTATGAGAAGCCTGAAAGGACCCAACGGCGAGCTGATTCCGGTGATATTCCGTCCGTTGCATGAGCATACCGGCAGTTGGTTCTGGTGGGGCCGCAAGCATTGCTCTCCGGAGGAATACAAGCAGATGTGGCGCTTCACCGTAGATTATTTGCGCAAGAAGAAAGCCAACAACCTGCTGTTCGCCTACTCCACCGACCGCTTCACTTCCCGCGAAGATTACCTGGAGCGCTACCCCGGCGATGATTACGTGGACATTGTAGGCTTTGACATTTACCACCGCCCGCCTGCTGACACGGCGCAACTAGCCCAGGCAAACCAGACCTTCATCAAAGAAACCCGCCAGATGGTGGAGACGCTGCGCCAGATTGGCCAGGAGAAAAATAAAGTCTGGACCTTGAGCGAAACGGGCCTGGAGACGCTTCCTATTGCCGACTGGTGGACGAACGTGCTTACTCCCATTGTGAAAGACGCCGGTTTGTCTTACGTAATGGTGTGGCGCAACGGAAGACCAGACCACTATTATGCGCCATATCCGGGCCAGAAAAGCGAGGCAGATTTCAAAACCTTCTATAACAACCCCAACGTGTTCTTCATTAAGAAAGTAGCACAGGAAAAGTTGTACGCCCCGCCAGCTCAGAACAAATAA
- a CDS encoding sodium:solute symporter family protein has translation MKLTALDISIIFLYLIAVAAIGLILQKRAKANKEAYMLGGNTLPWYALGLSNASGMFDISGTMWMVMLGFVYGLKSIWIPWLWPSFNQIFLMMFLAAWLRRSNVTTGAEWMLTRFGRGKDSNKSHAIVVAFALLSCLGFLAYGFIGLGKFVEIFVPWSAVQPYVPFTVSPEFVPHFYGMIFTLFAVFYSILGGMASIVWADVLQYAIMTAASIVVAVLAMNNLETTPLNVPEEWKTPFFGATLNMDWTGIIDDVNAKIQSDGYSLFGIFFSLMVFKGILASLSGPTPNYDMQKILSSRSPADAAKMSAFVSVVLIPTRYLMIMGFTVLAILNYDQLNLQSASGIDFERILPAAIQRFAPTGVMGLILAGLLAAFIGTFAGTLNAAQAYLVNDVYLRYINPKASNTAVNRMNYATGIVVVLVSMAVGFFAKDVNSLLQWIVAGLYGGYISANVLKWYWWRFNANGFFWGMLVGIIAALIFPYFTKGLDLYYFPWLLLISLTGSLIGTYTAPPTDMETLKGFYRNVRPWGFWKPVAEQVKADDPSFVENKNFVLDMFNVVIGVVWQMSLTLLPIYLILTMYTELLVAFGIMAVCTLILKKTWWDKLPKDGDSVAATLKRKLVSVS, from the coding sequence ATGAAACTAACCGCGCTGGATATCAGCATCATTTTCCTCTACCTCATAGCGGTGGCGGCAATAGGGCTAATCTTGCAGAAGAGAGCAAAAGCCAACAAAGAGGCGTACATGTTGGGCGGCAACACCCTTCCGTGGTATGCCTTAGGCCTCTCTAACGCCTCGGGGATGTTTGACATCTCGGGCACCATGTGGATGGTGATGCTCGGGTTTGTGTATGGCCTCAAAAGCATCTGGATTCCGTGGTTATGGCCATCTTTCAACCAGATCTTCCTGATGATGTTCCTGGCCGCCTGGCTTCGCCGCTCCAACGTGACCACCGGCGCCGAATGGATGTTGACTCGTTTCGGTCGGGGGAAAGATTCTAACAAGTCTCACGCTATTGTGGTGGCGTTTGCGCTGTTGAGCTGCCTGGGCTTCCTGGCGTATGGTTTTATAGGCCTGGGTAAGTTCGTGGAGATCTTCGTGCCATGGTCGGCAGTGCAGCCATACGTGCCGTTCACTGTTTCCCCTGAGTTCGTGCCTCACTTCTACGGCATGATCTTTACGCTTTTTGCGGTGTTCTACTCCATTCTGGGTGGTATGGCCAGCATTGTGTGGGCCGATGTACTGCAGTACGCCATCATGACCGCCGCTTCCATTGTGGTGGCGGTTTTGGCCATGAACAACCTGGAGACCACGCCGCTCAACGTTCCCGAGGAATGGAAAACGCCTTTCTTTGGAGCTACCCTGAACATGGACTGGACCGGCATCATTGACGATGTAAATGCTAAGATCCAATCAGACGGCTACTCGCTCTTCGGAATCTTCTTCTCGCTCATGGTCTTCAAAGGAATCCTGGCCAGCTTGTCGGGACCTACGCCTAACTATGACATGCAGAAGATCCTTTCTTCCCGCTCTCCGGCTGATGCCGCCAAAATGAGCGCCTTCGTTTCAGTGGTGCTGATTCCTACGCGGTACCTGATGATCATGGGCTTTACGGTGCTGGCCATCCTGAACTACGATCAACTAAACCTGCAATCGGCCAGCGGCATTGACTTTGAAAGAATACTTCCGGCCGCTATCCAGCGGTTCGCGCCAACTGGCGTCATGGGGTTGATCCTGGCTGGTTTGTTGGCCGCTTTTATCGGAACCTTTGCCGGCACGTTGAATGCCGCCCAGGCTTACCTGGTGAATGACGTGTACCTGCGGTACATCAACCCCAAAGCTTCCAACACCGCCGTGAACCGCATGAACTACGCCACAGGTATTGTGGTGGTGCTGGTAAGCATGGCGGTGGGCTTCTTCGCGAAGGACGTAAACAGCCTGTTGCAGTGGATTGTGGCCGGTCTGTACGGGGGTTATATCTCGGCTAACGTGCTGAAATGGTACTGGTGGCGCTTCAACGCCAATGGCTTCTTCTGGGGCATGTTGGTAGGTATCATAGCAGCCCTGATCTTCCCCTACTTCACTAAAGGGCTGGACCTCTACTACTTTCCGTGGCTGTTGCTCATCTCTTTAACGGGTAGCCTCATTGGTACCTACACCGCCCCCCCTACTGACATGGAAACCTTGAAAGGCTTCTACCGCAATGTTCGTCCGTGGGGCTTCTGGAAACCAGTGGCCGAGCAGGTGAAAGCCGACGATCCTTCTTTTGTGGAGAACAAGAACTTCGTATTGGACATGTTCAACGTGGTCATTGGCGTGGTTTGGCAGATGAGCCTGACGTTGCTTCCTATTTACCTGATCCTGACCATGTACACCGAGCTTCTGGTTGCCTTCGGCATTATGGCGGTGTGCACCCTCATCCTGAAGAAAACCTGGTGGGACAAATTGCCCAAAGACGGCGATTCTGTGGCCGCTACCCTTAAACGTAAATTAGTTTCTGTTTCATAA